A stretch of Fibrobacter sp. UWT2 DNA encodes these proteins:
- a CDS encoding right-handed parallel beta-helix repeat-containing protein, which yields MNYLKNIRLVEILTAAFAVLALAGNTHVKPGDDFISAMTKASAGDTVFFEAGTYQVPYTEGQANTITLSKSGMADKPIVFYAAGHATAVIDFQFPELTYVDKGVGLSMTGSYYELHGLAVTRAGYQGAYVTGSYNKFYNMSFFENRNSGLEINKGGNHTLVVNVDAYRNYDPKKKGGMADGFASKQTQGAGNVFINCRAWENSDDGFDFFDSPDSVIVYDSWAFRNGVNVFGYAAELFDGNGNGFKMGGNKAQANHRCTRCIAFDNPVKGFDQNNNTGGITVEQSLAYRNGSSGAANYGMGGALNAGQKHHLRNNISYKGKNADSFGSSSEQKTNSWNISVTVSDDDFESLDTSLATIARNADGLLPYTKLFRLKKGSVLIDKGTEIGFDYVGSAPDLGPYEYGEIAAESSSSEVSSSSATTTVIRRRVAPADRRKDAPRFNALGRSVKSAEPFRWSVSWF from the coding sequence ATGAATTATTTGAAGAATATCCGCTTGGTGGAAATTTTGACGGCAGCTTTTGCCGTTTTGGCGCTTGCCGGGAATACCCATGTAAAGCCTGGCGACGATTTTATTTCGGCCATGACTAAGGCCTCCGCCGGAGATACCGTCTTTTTTGAAGCGGGAACATACCAGGTGCCCTATACAGAGGGTCAGGCGAATACGATTACACTTTCTAAGTCAGGAATGGCGGACAAGCCCATTGTGTTCTATGCGGCGGGCCATGCGACTGCCGTGATAGACTTCCAGTTCCCGGAACTCACCTATGTCGACAAGGGCGTGGGGCTGAGCATGACCGGCAGTTATTACGAACTTCACGGTCTCGCCGTTACCCGTGCGGGATACCAGGGAGCCTATGTGACAGGGTCGTACAACAAGTTCTACAACATGTCGTTTTTCGAAAACCGCAATTCCGGTTTGGAAATTAACAAGGGCGGGAATCATACGCTGGTGGTCAACGTAGATGCGTACCGTAATTATGACCCCAAGAAAAAGGGCGGCATGGCTGACGGCTTTGCGAGCAAGCAGACTCAGGGAGCAGGAAATGTGTTCATCAACTGCCGTGCTTGGGAAAATTCCGACGACGGTTTTGACTTTTTTGATTCACCCGACAGTGTCATTGTCTATGATTCCTGGGCGTTCCGGAATGGGGTCAATGTTTTTGGCTATGCGGCCGAGCTCTTTGATGGAAACGGCAATGGCTTTAAGATGGGCGGCAATAAAGCCCAAGCGAATCACCGTTGCACGCGTTGTATTGCGTTTGACAATCCGGTAAAGGGCTTTGACCAGAACAACAATACGGGTGGCATTACGGTGGAACAGAGCCTTGCTTACCGCAACGGAAGCAGTGGTGCCGCCAATTATGGAATGGGTGGGGCGCTGAATGCGGGGCAAAAGCATCACCTGCGGAACAATATCTCTTATAAGGGCAAAAATGCCGACTCTTTTGGTTCGTCTAGCGAACAGAAAACGAATTCCTGGAACATTTCGGTGACTGTGAGTGACGATGACTTTGAGTCGTTGGACACGAGCCTTGCGACGATTGCCCGAAATGCGGATGGACTGCTCCCGTACACAAAGTTGTTCCGCCTGAAAAAAGGGAGCGTCTTGATTGACAAGGGGACGGAAATTGGCTTTGATTATGTTGGCTCGGCACCGGATCTTGGACCTTACGAATATGGCGAAATTGCAGCAGAATCCAGTTCTTCGGAAGTGTCTTCTAGCAGTGCTACAACGACTGTTATTCGCCGCAGGGTGGCCCCTGCTGACAGGCGTAAAGATGCTCCGAGGTTCAATGCATTGGGGCGTTCGGTAAAATCCGCGGAACCTTTCCGTTGGAGCGTCAGTTGGTTTTAA